A genomic stretch from Thalassophryne amazonica chromosome 18, fThaAma1.1, whole genome shotgun sequence includes:
- the top2a gene encoding DNA topoisomerase 2-alpha produces the protein MAEPLKNFFENKMLEKTKKDPKRLSVERIYQKKTQLEHILLRPDTYIGSVEPVTQQMWVYDEDVGMNCRDVTFVPGLYKIFDEILVNAADNKQRDKNMSCIKVTIDVENNTISIWNNGKGIPVVEHKVEKVYVPALIFGQLLTSSNYDDDEKKVTGGRNGYGAKLCNIFSTKFTVETACRDSKKIFKQTWYDNMARTGDAVIKRFDGDEYTCITFQPDLSKFKMSVLDKDTVALMTRRAYDIAGSTKGVRVFFNSKRLPVTDFRSYVDLYVNDKVNEQGDKITVVHEVVNERWEVCLGMSEKGFQQVSFVNGIATTKGGRHIDYVADQVASKLIEVVKKKNKAGVAVKPFQVKNHMWLFVSCLIENPTFDSQTKENMTLQHKNFGSSCVLSDKFFKQASTCGIVESIMNWVKFKAMSQLNKKCSAVKHTKIKGVPKLDDANDAGGKNSDGCTLILTEGDSAKTLAVSGLGVVGRDRYGVFPLRGKMLNVREATYKQIMENAEINNIIKILGLQYKKNYSDPESLKSLRYGKIMIMTDQDQDGSHIKGLLINFIHHNWPSLLRHNFLEEFITPIIKASYKKNQLSFYSIPEFDAWKESQPNHKSWKIKYYKGLGTSTSQEAKEYFSDMQRHRIPFKYSGPEDDEAITLAFSKKKIEERKEWLTAFMINRRQRREHNLPEDYLYGQATKSLSYNDFVNKELVLFSNSDNERSIPCLVDGLKPGQRKVLFCCFKRNDKREVKVAQLAGSVAEMSAYHHGEMSLMMTIIGLAQNFVGSNNLNLLQPLGQFGTRLHGGKDSASPRYIFTMLSPLARLIFPSDDDNLLKYNYDDNQRVEPEWYMPIIPTVLVNGAEGIGTGWASKIPNYDVREIVTNLHRMLNGEEPLPMLPSFKGFKGTIEQVLANQYINSGEVAIIDSTTIEISELPIKTWTQTYKENVLEPMLNGTEKVPSLITDYKEYHTDTTVRFLVKMTPEKLREAEAAGLHKVFKLQNPLTCNSMVLFDHVGSLKKYELVEDILKDFFELRMKYYVLRKDWLTGMLGAESCKLTNQARFILEKIQGTLVIENKPKKELISMLQEMGYDSDPVKAWKQAQEKNEEEDEDEVEEGKEKEDQDGPDYNYLLSMPMWFLTKEKKEELCKQRDAKLTELNTLKEKVPSDLWREDLVAFTEELECVEAKEKENAAMPVAKGKRKGVKVKQETLPTPQGLRVIPRITSAMKAEANRKADLKKGEGRRGRKVKSEEVVVKISFEGDEENIEPKEEMGLAARVDKKTKSQSKDKAASKSKTGKQTTLQFKPVTKKPKKNLWLGDESGHLSDENVEMEEVVVPREKVERKTKATVKYSLSDSEDEFDDWTKKSTSKTKGDISDDDASFNPECSSDVDSPAPPPKAKGPTKKVPKAKTSVRQTGSKSSSQSDDQAPTSKPPVQRKPKEAALKKATTAKKTAPKKKAADAKQPSIMDSLSKSKPSLTTTSKKIPSFDSSDSDVEAEAPAAKVKPPPKQKQAAVSDEVEAPAAKVKPALKRKQVAVSDDSDSSSDDLMSRLKVRKPTVSKKTKRWDEEDDSFQVLDQEAPEAVAPPRDKPSRARKPITYNFDSDSD, from the exons AACTTCTTTGAGAATAAAATGCTGGAGAAGACGAAGAAGGATCCAAAGCGACTGTCTGTGGAGAGGATCTATCAGAAGAAGACACAGCTGGAGCACATCTTGCTCCGGCCGGACACCTACATCGGCTCCGTGGAGCCTGTCACCCAA CAAATGTGGGTGTATGATGAAGATGTTGGAATGAACTGCCGTGATGTCACCTTTGTGCCAGGGCTTTACAAGATCTTTGATGAGATCCTTG TGAATGCAGCAGACAACAAACAGAGAGATAAGAACATGTCCTGCATCAAAGTCACCATTGATGT TGAAAACAACACCATCAGTATCTGGAATAATGGGAAGGGTATTCCTGTTGTGGAGCACAAGGTGGAGAAGGTCTACGTGCCAGCTCTCATCTTTGGACAGCTCCTCACCTCCAGTAACTATGACGATGATGAGAAGAAAGTCACCG GTGGACGTAATGGGTATGGTGCAAAGCTTTGCAATATCTTCAGTACAAAGTTCACCGTAGAAACCGCCTGCAGAGACTCGAAAAAGATCTTCAAACAG ACCTGGTATGACAACATGGCCAGAACAGGAGATGCCGTCATCAAACGCTTTGACGGAGATGAATACACCTGCATCACTTTCCAGCCTGACCTGAGCAAATTCAAGATGAGTGTCCTGgacaaagacactgtggctttgatgaCGAGGAGGGCCTATGACATCGCCGGGTCCACAAAGGGTGTCCGTGTTTTCTTCAACAGCAAGAGGCTGCCC GTTACGGATTTCCGTAGTTACGTGGATCTGTATGTGAACGACAAAGTGAATGAACAGGGTGATAAAATCACTGTGGTCCATGAGGTTGTCAACGAGCGCTGGGAGGTCTGCCTCGGTATGAGTGAGAAAGGATTCCAGCAGGTCAGCTTTGTCAACGGTATCGCCACGACCAAG GGAGGAAGACATATTGACTACGTGGCTGACCAGGTGGCTAGCAAGTTGATTGAAGtggtgaagaagaagaacaaagCCGGGGTGGCTGTCAAGCCTTTCCAG GTGAAGAACCACATGTGGCTGTTTGTCAGTTGCCTGATTGAGAACCCCACTTTTGACTCTCAGACCAAAGAGAACATGACATTGCAGCACAAGAACTTCGGGTCTTCTTGTGTTCTCAGCGACAAGTTCTTTAAACAG GCCAGCACCTGTGGTATTGTGGAAAGCATCATGAACTGGGTAAAGTTTAAGGCTATGTCGCAGCTTAACAAGAAATGCTCAGCTGTCAAACACACAAAAATCAAAGGAGTACCCAAGCTCGATGATGCCAATGATGCAG GTGGGAAGAATTCCGATGGGTGCACGCTGATTCTTACCGAGGGAGACTCAGCCAAGACCCTGGCTGTGTCTGGGCTGGGCGTGGTCGGCAGGGACCGCTATGGCGTCTTTCCTCTCAGGGGAAAAATGCTCAATGTTCGGGAGGCTACATACAAACAG ATTATGGAGAACGCAGAAATTAACAACATCATTAAGATCCTGGGTCTCCAGTACAAGAAAAACTACAGTGACCCAGAATCCCTCAAGAGTCTGCGTTATGGCAAGATCATGATTATGACAGATCAG GATCAAGATGGCTCCCATATTAAGGGCTTGTTGATCAACTTTATCCATCATAACTGGCCGTCGCTGCTGCGTCATAACTTCCTGGAAGAGTTCATCACCCCGATCATCAAG GCATCTTACAAGAAAAATCAGCTGTCATTCTACAGTATTCCTGAATTTGATGCATGGAAGGAAAGCCAGCCAAATCACAAATCTTGGAAAATCAAATACTACAAAG GTTTGGGAACCAGCACATCACAAGAAGCAAAGGAGTATTTCTCTGATATGCAGAGACACCGTATTCCATTCAAGTACTCTGGACCTGAAGACGATGAAGCAATCACCCTA GCCTTTAGCAAGAAGAAGATTGAAGAGCGAAAAGAGTGGCTGACCGCCTTCATGATTAACAGGCGGCAGCGTAGGGAGCACAACCTGCCTGAA GACTACCTATATGGCCAGGCCACCAAGTCTCTCTCCTACAATGACTTTGTGAATAAGGAGCTGGTACTTTTCTCCAACTCTGACAATGAGCGGTCCATCCCCTGTCTGGTAGATG GTTTGAAACCAGGCCAGAGGAAGGTCCTGTTCTGTTGCTTCAAGAGGAACGATAAGCGGGAAGTGAAGGTGGCTCAACTAGCTGGCTCAGTGGCTGAAATGTCGGCCTACCACCATGGAGAG atgtccCTGATGATGACCATCATTGGTTTGGCCCAGAACTTTGTGGGAAGCAACAACTTGAACTTGTTGCAGCCTCTGGGTCAGTTTGGAACCAGGTTGCATGGTGGCAAAGACTCTGCCAGCCCTCGATACATTTTCACCATGCTCAG CCCTCTGGCCCGTCTCATTTTCCCAAGTGATGATGACAATTTGCTCAAGTACAACTATGATGATAATCAGCGTGTTGAGCCTGAGTGGTACATGCCCATCATCCCCACTGTGCTGGTAAACGGCGCAGAGGGCATCGGCACGGGCTGGGCCAGCAAAATCCCCAACTACGACGTACGAGAGATCGTCACCAACCTCCATCGTATGCTCAATGGGGAGGAGCCGCTGCCCATG CTTCCAAGCTTCAAAGGCTTCAAGGGGACAATTGAACAGGTGTTGGCAAACCAGTACATCAACAGTGGAGAAGtggccattatcgattccaccaCCATTGAGATCTCTGAATTGCCTATCAAAACATGGACACAG ACCTACAAGGAGAATGTGCTTGAGCCAATGCTGAACGGCACAGAGAAGGTCCCTTCTCTCATCACAGATTACAAGGAATACCACACCGACACAACTGTGCGCTTCCTGGTCAAGATGACTCCAGAGAAGCTGAGAGAGGCTGAGGCTGCTGGACTCCATAAAGTCTTCAAACTTCAGAATCCCCTCACGTGCAACTCTATG GTTCTTTTTGACCATGTGGGCAGCTTGAAGAAGTATGAGTTGGTGGAGGACATTCTGAAGGACTTCTTTGAGTTGAGGATGAAGTACTATGTGCTGAGAAAGGACTGGCTGACTGGCATGTTGGGGGCAGAGAGTTGCAAGCTCACCAACCAGGCCCGTTTCATTCTGGAGAAAATCCAGGGCACCCTAGTCATTG AGAACAAGCCAAAGAAGGAACTGATCAGCATGCTGCAGGAGATGGGCTATGATTCTGATCCAGTGAAAGCTTGGAAACAAGCTCAAGAAAAG AATGAGGAAGAAGATGAGGATGAAGTGGAGGAAGGCAAGGAGAAAGAGGACCAGGATGGGCCAGACTACAACTACCTGCTGAGCATGCCCATGTGGTTTTTGACCAAAGAGAAGAAAGAAGAGCTGTGCAAACAGAGGGATGCTAAG CTGACAGAACTGAACACCCTCAAGGAGAAGGTTCCATCGGACCTGTGGAGGGAAGACCTTGTTGCTTTTACAGAGGAGCTGGAG tGTGTGGAggcaaaagaaaaggaaaacgCAGCCATGCCAGTTGCAAAGGGGAAAAGAAAAGGGGTAAAGGTGAAGCAGGAGACTCTGCCCACACCGCAAGGTCTCCGTGTCATCCCGCGCATAACCAGCGCTATGAAGGCTGAAGCTAACCGCAAGGCCGATCTGAAGAAAGGCGAAGGCAGGAGAGGCAGAAAGGTCAAG AGTGAAGAAGTTGTGGTGAAGATAAGCTTTGAAGGAGACGAAGAGAATATAGAGCCAAAGGAGGAGATGGGGCTAGCTGCACGAGTCGACAAGAAAACTAAATCGCAGTCCAAGGACAAAG CTGCATCAAAATCAAAGACGGgcaagcagaccacactccagTTCAAGCCTGTCACAAAGAAACCCAAGAAGAACCTGTGGTTGGGCGATGAGTCCGGCCATCTGTCAGATGAGAATGTGGAGATGGAGGAAGTGGTTGTCCCCAGGGAGAAGGTTGAACGTAAAACAAAAG CTACGGTGAAATACAGTTTGTCTGATAGCGAAGATGAGTTTGACGACTGGACGAAAAAGAGCACCTCAAAAACAAAAGGTGATATCAGTGATGATGATGCCAGTTTCAACCCTGAGTGCTCCAGCGATGTAGACTCTCCAGCTCCACCTCCTAAAGCTAAAGGGCCCAC GAAGAAAGTGCCAAAGGCCAAAACGTCAGTGAGACAAACTGGAAGCAAGTCGAGCT CTCAGTCAGATGATCAGGCGCCGACGTCCAAACCTCCGGTTCAGCGTAAACCAAAAGAGGCAGCGCTCAAGAAAGCTACCACTGCCAAGAAGACTGCCCCCAAGAAGAAGGCCGCAG ATGCGAAGCAGCCCTCCATCATGGACTCTTTGTCCAAATCTAAACCCTCGCTTACAACTACCAGCAAGAAAATTCCTTCGTTTGACTCCAGCGACTCGGATGTTGAAGCTGAAGCTCCAGCAGCAAAGGTGAAACCACCTCCCAAGCAGAAACAAGCCGCAGTCAGCGATGAAGTTGAAGCTCCAGCAGCAAAAGTGAAACCAGCTCTCAAGCGGAAACAAGTCGCAGTCAGCGACGACTCTGACAGCAGCTCAGATGACCTCATGTCCCGCCTCAAAGTCAGAAAGCCCACCGtcagcaag AAAACTAAGAGATGGGATGAGGAGGACGACAGCTTCCAGGTTTTAGATCAGGAAGCTCCTGAAGCAGTGGCTCCACCACGGGACAAACCTTCACGTGCCAGGAAACCCATAACCTACAACTTCGATTCTGACTCGGATTAA
- the LOC117530613 gene encoding gap junction delta-3 protein-like: MGEWGFLGGLFDSLSAHSPLLGRFWILLMLVFRIVILGTVASDLFEDEQEEFTCNTLQPGCKQVCYDMAFPISQYRFWVFHIVLIATPALLFLMYAMHHHNKRESSSKFRQENCEVLQLRRFYIINVAFRIVSEIGCLVGQWYLYGFKVEAQFPCSRFPCPYTVDCFTSRPMEKTVFLCFYFVVGMVSAISSIVELCYSSKKWFCTRPEYSSPKHSCLCQNLHNKEQDETEEKPRERTRSENLNSSTKLKGGSSRSSRSSKVSSFGRKPRTSKGTLMV; the protein is encoded by the coding sequence ATGGGTGAGTGGGGCTTCCTCGGTGGGCTCTTCGATAGTCTCAGCGCTCACTCGCCGCTGCTTGGTCGCTTTTGGATCTTACTCATGCTGGTTTTTAGGATAGTTATCTTGGGAACTGTGGCCAGTGACTTGTTTGAGGATGAGCAAGAGGAGTTTACTTGTAATACCCTCCAACCGGGTTGTAAACAGGTGTGTTACGACATGGCGTTTCCCATTTCCCAGTACAGGTTTTGGGTGTTTCATATTGTCCTCATTGCTACACCTGCACTGCTCTTCCTCATGTACGCCATGCATCACCACAACAAGAGGGAAAGCAGCTCCAAGTTTAGGCAGGAGAACTGTGAAGTTCTTCAGTTGAGGAGGTTCTATATCATTAATGTTGCTTTCCGTATCGTGTCAGAAATCGGCTGCCTTGTGGGACAGTGGTATTTGTACGGCTTCAAGGTGGAAGCCCAGTTCCCTTGTAGCCGCTTTCCTTGCCCATACACGGTGGACTGCTTCACTTCACGCCCCATGGAAAAAACTGTCTTTCTCTGTTTCTACTTCGTTGTGGGCATGGTTTCTGCCATTTCCAGCATCGTCGAGCTTTGCTACAGCTCCAAGAAGTGGTTTTGCACAAGACCGGAGTATTCTTCCCCAAAGCATTCATGCCTCTGCCAGAACCTCCACAACAAAGAGCAGGACGAGACTGAGGAGAAACCACGAGAAAGGACTCGATCTGAGAATTTGAACAGCAGCACAAAACTAAAGGGTGGATCATCGAGGAGTAGCAGGAGCAGCAAAGTCTCCAGCTTTGGCCGCAAACCAAGAACCAGCAAGGGGACCCTCATGGTGTGA